In Desulfobaccales bacterium, one DNA window encodes the following:
- a CDS encoding carbonic anhydrase, whose translation MNHGERGITGRQVWQKLMEGNFRFVQGLFQGRNLMDLRRTLTLGQQPEAAILCCSDSRVPAEIIFDQSLGDLFVVRTAGLVLDPTSIGSLEYAVAHLHVPLLVIKGHECCGAVTAAVEHPEAAHDHIVAIVEQIAPAVAQARQNGNHGEDLVEAATDLHLKLLEATLLRISPVIRKAVDAGRLEVMVAKYYLHAGQVQPLASTF comes from the coding sequence ATGAATCACGGGGAGCGAGGTATCACTGGCCGACAAGTCTGGCAAAAGTTAATGGAAGGCAACTTTCGGTTTGTCCAGGGGCTCTTCCAAGGGCGAAATCTCATGGACTTGCGGCGCACTTTGACGCTAGGCCAGCAGCCGGAAGCCGCGATACTTTGCTGCTCCGATTCACGGGTGCCCGCGGAGATCATCTTTGATCAGAGCCTGGGAGATCTCTTCGTGGTGCGCACCGCTGGTCTGGTGCTGGACCCCACAAGCATCGGCAGTCTGGAGTACGCAGTGGCGCATCTCCACGTGCCCCTTCTCGTTATCAAGGGCCATGAGTGCTGCGGCGCGGTTACCGCGGCGGTAGAGCATCCCGAGGCGGCCCACGACCATATCGTGGCCATTGTGGAACAGATCGCACCCGCGGTGGCCCAGGCTCGCCAGAACGGCAACCACGGCGAAGACCTGGTAGAAGCCGCCACCGACCTCCATCTCAAATTACTGGAAGCGACCTTGCTCCGGATCAGCCCCGTTATCCGGAAAGCGGTGGACGCCGGGCGCTTGGAGGTCATGGTCGCCAAGTATTACCTCCATGCGGGGCAGGTTCAACCCCTGGCCTCGACGTTTTAA
- a CDS encoding SH3 domain-containing protein yields MRFARIVPGLLLGMLALALLSGCQPPVTTGGYPVSPTYNYVVPTVTYLRDCPGYDCGIVTEVYSGDRVVVLDRNDFGWVRVQLDRTGGIGWISSDLLSYGPVPASFYVSLRNVYLRNCADYNCTALELLHRGDRVDRLDQDSRGWWRVRSFRSGTTGWLPAAALSIRSGPPYYYVNVNSLALRAGPSTGNRVLTTLGFNQQVEVLGSGPGGWLQVRDSRTNTIGWAYGRYLESLPVSYPRSAPSQPARKPAPQPEKPKTHTPPKAM; encoded by the coding sequence ATGAGATTTGCCCGCATCGTGCCCGGATTATTACTCGGCATGTTAGCCTTAGCCCTGCTCTCCGGATGTCAGCCACCCGTCACCACCGGCGGTTATCCGGTGTCTCCCACTTACAACTACGTGGTTCCCACCGTGACCTACTTACGGGATTGCCCGGGCTATGACTGCGGCATTGTCACAGAGGTCTACAGCGGCGATCGGGTGGTCGTCCTGGACCGCAATGATTTCGGGTGGGTCCGGGTGCAGTTGGACCGCACCGGCGGCATCGGCTGGATTTCCAGCGATCTGCTGAGTTACGGTCCGGTACCGGCGTCTTTCTATGTTTCCCTGAGAAACGTGTACCTGCGCAATTGCGCCGATTATAACTGCACCGCCCTGGAGCTGCTCCACCGGGGTGACCGGGTGGATAGACTCGACCAGGACAGCCGCGGCTGGTGGCGGGTCAGGTCTTTCCGCTCCGGCACGACGGGCTGGCTTCCGGCCGCGGCGCTGTCCATCCGGTCGGGACCGCCCTATTACTATGTGAACGTCAATAGCCTGGCCCTGCGCGCCGGACCCAGTACCGGCAACCGGGTTCTCACCACCCTGGGGTTCAACCAACAGGTGGAGGTGCTGGGTTCCGGCCCCGGCGGCTGGCTGCAAGTCCGGGATTCCCGGACCAATACCATCGGCTGGGCTTACGGCCGCTACCTGGAATCCTTGCCGGTGAGCTACCCGCGCTCGGCGCCCAGCCAACCCGCCCGGAAACCCGCGCCCCAACCGGAAAAGCCTAAGACTCACACCCCACCCAAGGCCATGTAA
- a CDS encoding DUF2092 domain-containing protein, whose protein sequence is MRGIKPRTLTLIAILLLFLPGWAGGTTGGAAAKGAAQAPAPPDPDKILRDMTNFLKSQRQFSFRAEVTDDQVYSGRKKLQYSLDLKVAVRRPDKIRIDGQGDLENQEVFYDGLTLTLYNKDHNLYAIAPMPPTIDEALSKAYRNFGLQVALADLVCTNAYDLMMKNVTHTLYVGLHRVRGVLCHHLAFDQEDMQWQIWIEANGKPLPRKLLINQKKLLGEPQWTAHLTDWNLSPQLPANMFTFVPPTGSQQIDFLPPAKAAEPKPTPRSTKQGEKP, encoded by the coding sequence ATGCGTGGAATAAAGCCCCGAACCCTAACCCTCATCGCCATCCTCCTCCTGTTTCTGCCCGGCTGGGCCGGCGGGACTACCGGGGGTGCCGCGGCCAAAGGCGCGGCGCAGGCCCCGGCGCCGCCTGATCCGGACAAAATCCTTCGGGATATGACCAATTTCCTTAAATCCCAGAGACAGTTTTCTTTCCGGGCTGAAGTCACCGATGACCAGGTCTATAGCGGCAGGAAAAAACTGCAATATTCCTTGGACCTCAAGGTGGCGGTGCGGCGGCCCGATAAAATCAGGATCGACGGCCAGGGCGATCTGGAAAACCAGGAGGTCTTCTATGACGGCCTGACCCTAACCCTTTACAACAAGGACCATAACCTCTATGCCATCGCCCCTATGCCACCCACCATTGATGAGGCCCTGTCCAAGGCCTACCGTAATTTTGGCCTCCAGGTGGCGCTGGCCGATCTCGTCTGCACCAACGCCTACGACCTGATGATGAAAAACGTCACCCACACCCTTTATGTCGGACTGCATCGGGTGCGCGGAGTGCTTTGCCATCATTTGGCCTTCGATCAGGAGGATATGCAGTGGCAAATCTGGATCGAAGCCAACGGTAAACCTCTACCCCGCAAGCTCCTGATTAACCAAAAGAAGCTTCTGGGTGAACCTCAATGGACGGCCCATCTGACCGACTGGAACCTGTCTCCGCAACTGCCTGCCAACATGTTCACCTTTGTGCCGCCAACCGGGTCCCAGCAGATCGACTTTTTGCCTCCAGCCAAAGCCGCAGAGCCCAAGCCCACACCCCGGAGCACCAAGCAAGGAGAGAAACCATGA
- a CDS encoding response regulator, giving the protein MGRILAVDDELDMLALLKMIIEGYSDHQVTVTNNPLEASELLEKETFDLILTDLKMPGMDGLEVLAQAKKQDENALVMVITAYGSLESAEEAMAKGAFDYITKPFRKEQILLAIDKAMRWRDMVQQNKALKQQLEGN; this is encoded by the coding sequence ATGGGACGGATTCTGGCCGTCGATGACGAATTGGATATGTTAGCCCTGCTCAAAATGATCATTGAGGGCTATTCTGACCATCAGGTCACGGTCACCAACAATCCCCTCGAGGCGTCCGAACTCTTGGAAAAGGAAACCTTTGACCTGATTCTTACGGACCTCAAAATGCCGGGCATGGATGGCCTGGAGGTGTTGGCCCAGGCCAAAAAGCAAGATGAAAATGCTCTGGTTATGGTGATCACCGCTTACGGGTCGCTCGAGTCGGCGGAGGAGGCCATGGCCAAAGGGGCTTTTGATTATATTACGAAGCCGTTCCGCAAGGAGCAGATTCTCCTGGCCATTGACAAGGCCATGCGCTGGCGGGACATGGTGCAGCAAAACAAAGCCCTTAAACAACAGCTTGAGGGCAACTAG
- the rfaE1 gene encoding D-glycero-beta-D-manno-heptose-7-phosphate kinase codes for MPPESQHKSEILAERLRQVDLEGFSSLKVLVAGDFMLDEYLWGKVERISPEAPVAVVEVERETHTLGGAGNVVNNLVALGAQVEVLGLVGDDNPGRLLKQEMLRLGVGVEGLFTDAGRRTSRKTRVLGASQQVVRIDRETRTPAPLAFEQAAREFLSARLPGLHALVLSDYAKGVLTPPVLQELIAQGRRLGYPVVVDPKGADFSLYAGATVITPNRKEMELAAGASLFAWDDLVTAGARLREGLALKYLLITLGADGMLLFAGGGPALHIPTRAREVFDVSGAGDTVAALMALGLAQWGDPILSAALANVAAGVVVGKVGTAPIFRAELAQELGQGGTRLEEKIRPLSELRLLVSQLQAQGKKVVFTNGCFDLLHGGHIEFLEASRRLGDILVVAVDSDASVRQVKGEGRPVIGEAQRLRILAALTAVDYVTLFDSAQLPELLAALKPDVLTKGSNYPEEQVAGREVVTGYGGQVSLVPITEPTSVSDLINRIRGGEK; via the coding sequence ATGCCTCCCGAATCGCAGCATAAGTCCGAAATCCTAGCCGAGCGTCTCCGCCAGGTGGACCTGGAAGGCTTTTCAAGCCTTAAGGTGCTGGTGGCCGGGGACTTCATGCTGGATGAGTATCTTTGGGGGAAAGTGGAGCGCATCTCCCCCGAGGCTCCGGTAGCGGTGGTGGAGGTGGAGCGGGAAACCCACACCCTGGGTGGCGCCGGCAATGTGGTCAACAACCTGGTGGCCCTGGGCGCCCAGGTTGAGGTCTTGGGTCTGGTGGGCGATGACAATCCCGGCCGCTTGCTGAAGCAGGAGATGCTTCGGCTGGGGGTGGGCGTAGAGGGCCTGTTTACGGACGCCGGGCGGCGCACTTCCCGGAAAACCAGGGTCCTGGGCGCCTCCCAGCAAGTAGTGCGCATTGATCGGGAAACCCGCACTCCGGCCCCTTTAGCCTTCGAGCAGGCCGCCCGGGAGTTTTTAAGCGCCCGTCTGCCGGGGCTTCACGCCCTGGTCCTGTCCGATTATGCCAAAGGGGTGCTCACCCCGCCGGTCTTGCAGGAACTCATTGCCCAAGGGCGCAGGCTAGGCTATCCGGTGGTGGTTGACCCCAAGGGCGCCGACTTCTCCTTGTATGCCGGGGCCACGGTGATCACCCCCAACCGCAAGGAAATGGAACTGGCTGCGGGCGCTTCCCTATTCGCGTGGGATGACCTGGTGACCGCCGGGGCCCGGCTGCGCGAGGGTCTCGCCCTGAAATACCTGCTCATCACCTTGGGGGCGGATGGCATGCTCCTGTTTGCAGGCGGCGGACCGGCGCTGCATATCCCCACCCGGGCCCGGGAAGTGTTTGACGTCTCCGGCGCCGGCGACACGGTGGCCGCACTCATGGCCCTGGGTTTGGCCCAATGGGGTGACCCGATTCTTTCGGCCGCCCTGGCCAACGTCGCGGCCGGGGTGGTGGTGGGTAAGGTGGGCACCGCCCCCATCTTCCGGGCCGAACTGGCTCAGGAGTTGGGCCAGGGTGGGACCCGGCTGGAAGAGAAAATCAGGCCGCTCTCCGAACTGCGCCTGCTGGTGTCCCAACTCCAGGCCCAGGGCAAGAAAGTGGTATTTACCAACGGCTGTTTCGACCTGCTCCACGGCGGCCATATCGAGTTTCTGGAGGCTTCCCGGCGTCTGGGAGACATCTTGGTGGTGGCGGTGGATTCGGACGCCTCAGTGCGGCAGGTGAAAGGGGAGGGCCGGCCGGTCATCGGAGAGGCCCAGCGGCTCCGCATCCTGGCAGCTCTTACCGCGGTGGATTACGTCACTCTCTTTGACAGCGCCCAATTGCCGGAACTCCTGGCAGCGCTCAAGCCCGATGTCCTTACCAAGGGCAGCAATTACCCCGAAGAACAGGTCGCCGGCCGCGAAGTCGTCACAGGCTACGGCGGCCAGGTCTCCTTGGTCCCCATCACCGAGCCCACCTCAGTCTCGGACCTTATTAATCGGATTCGGGGCGGGGAGAAATAA
- a CDS encoding UDP-glucose/GDP-mannose dehydrogenase family protein, with protein MKLAIIGTGYVGLVTGACFAEMGNEVICVDTDAAKIEALEQGRIPIYEPGLEAYVKRNYQEHRLFFTTELGPAIQKSLVCFIAVGTPQDKDGSADLSMVLQVAKEIGRHMNGYKVIVDKSTVPVGTARQVRQVIQAELQARGEVFEFDVVSNPEFLKEGTAIDDCMKPDRVVVGCDEVRVAELMKELYASFTRTNRPIIIMDVVSAELTKYAANAFLATKISFINELANICSRTGANIAKVRQGIGSDPRIGALFLFPGLGYGGSCFPKDMQALIHTARAYDYTPRLLEAAEDINQDQRRIFVDVIRTHFREDLKGKVFAIWGLSFKPQTDDIREAPALTIMARLLEAGARVQAYDPEAMAATRQYLGDNKDVSYASSTYEALEGADALIICTEWSKFREPDFERMRSLMKASVIFDGRNLYNPVKLANLGFKYFHIGQEVES; from the coding sequence ATGAAACTGGCAATAATCGGCACAGGCTATGTGGGTCTGGTGACCGGAGCCTGCTTTGCCGAAATGGGCAATGAAGTTATCTGTGTGGATACGGATGCAGCCAAGATTGAAGCCTTGGAACAGGGCCGCATTCCCATCTATGAGCCGGGTCTGGAGGCTTACGTCAAGCGTAATTATCAGGAACACCGTTTGTTTTTCACGACCGAGTTAGGGCCGGCGATTCAAAAAAGCCTGGTCTGTTTCATTGCGGTGGGGACACCCCAGGACAAAGACGGCTCCGCCGACCTGTCCATGGTGCTCCAGGTAGCCAAAGAGATCGGCCGCCATATGAACGGCTACAAGGTGATCGTGGACAAATCCACGGTGCCCGTTGGCACGGCCCGTCAGGTACGCCAGGTCATCCAGGCAGAATTGCAGGCCAGAGGCGAAGTCTTTGAATTCGACGTGGTTTCCAACCCGGAGTTCCTCAAGGAAGGCACTGCGATTGATGATTGCATGAAGCCGGACCGGGTCGTGGTGGGATGCGACGAGGTGCGGGTGGCTGAGTTAATGAAAGAGTTGTACGCTTCGTTTACGCGTACCAACCGGCCCATCATCATCATGGATGTGGTGAGCGCCGAGCTTACCAAGTACGCCGCCAACGCCTTCCTGGCCACCAAAATTTCCTTTATCAATGAGTTGGCCAATATCTGCAGCCGCACCGGCGCCAATATCGCCAAGGTAAGGCAGGGGATTGGGTCTGACCCCCGCATCGGCGCCCTCTTTCTTTTTCCCGGACTGGGATACGGCGGTTCTTGTTTTCCCAAGGATATGCAGGCCTTGATCCATACGGCCCGGGCCTATGATTATACCCCGCGGCTGTTAGAGGCCGCGGAGGATATCAACCAGGATCAACGGCGGATCTTTGTGGACGTCATTCGCACCCACTTTAGAGAGGATCTCAAAGGAAAAGTTTTCGCCATCTGGGGGCTGTCCTTCAAGCCTCAGACGGACGACATTCGAGAGGCCCCGGCGCTGACGATCATGGCCCGTCTGTTGGAAGCGGGCGCCCGAGTTCAGGCTTACGACCCGGAAGCCATGGCCGCCACCCGGCAATACTTGGGGGACAACAAGGATGTGTCCTATGCGTCCTCTACCTACGAGGCCCTTGAAGGCGCGGACGCCCTGATTATCTGCACTGAATGGTCTAAATTCCGGGAGCCCGATTTCGAGCGGATGCGCTCCTTGATGAAGGCCTCGGTGATCTTTGACGGCCGCAACCTGTACAATCCGGTCAAATTGGCCAATTTGGGTTTCAAATATTTCCATATCGGCCAAGAAGTCGAATCGTAG
- a CDS encoding zinc ribbon domain-containing protein — translation MPQCPHCQNPYEPGQRYCSTCGSFLLHPEEGDTFCPQCGVRVSPRQEFCHECDAPLKGAQAALDVLGPEQEPMLPPKAPSPAPAPSGGTPTWLIGLLVGTGVVIIILLILLFSRDTSPPPAPPPVPKAEAPAPAPAVPAPAAPAVPAPEQAPAAAPELKEQMQKVLSTLREAQMRKDIVQFMSVYSVTYPQLDAKRAETLKAWENFDFTNLVFTVDKVQPLDPDNALAWVTWYIDTRNRRNQELTSYTQTYQVRFAKEMGNWRIRSLEEAEQ, via the coding sequence GTGCCTCAATGCCCCCATTGTCAGAATCCGTATGAACCTGGACAGCGTTATTGCAGCACCTGCGGCAGTTTCCTGCTGCATCCGGAAGAGGGGGATACCTTTTGCCCTCAATGCGGGGTGCGCGTCTCGCCTCGCCAGGAATTTTGCCACGAGTGTGACGCTCCCTTGAAAGGGGCTCAGGCCGCACTCGATGTCTTGGGACCCGAACAGGAACCCATGCTGCCGCCGAAGGCGCCCTCCCCTGCCCCGGCTCCATCCGGCGGGACGCCAACCTGGCTCATCGGCCTGTTGGTGGGCACGGGCGTAGTTATCATCATCTTGCTGATCTTGCTCTTCAGCCGAGACACATCACCCCCGCCCGCGCCGCCGCCGGTCCCCAAAGCCGAAGCCCCGGCTCCCGCCCCTGCGGTCCCGGCCCCTGCTGCGCCTGCGGTCCCGGCCCCCGAACAGGCTCCTGCCGCCGCGCCGGAACTCAAAGAGCAGATGCAAAAAGTGCTCTCGACCTTGCGGGAAGCCCAGATGCGCAAGGATATCGTCCAGTTTATGAGCGTCTACTCCGTTACCTATCCTCAGTTGGACGCTAAACGGGCCGAGACGTTGAAAGCCTGGGAAAATTTTGATTTTACCAACCTGGTATTTACCGTTGACAAGGTGCAGCCTCTGGACCCTGATAACGCCCTAGCCTGGGTCACGTGGTACATTGACACCAGGAATCGGCGCAACCAAGAACTGACCAGCTATACCCAAACCTATCAGGTGCGGTTTGCCAAAGAGATGGGAAATTGGCGCATCCGCTCCCTTGAAGAGGCGGAACAATAG
- a CDS encoding PEP/pyruvate-binding domain-containing protein, whose translation MTAALQKLKKWFTRRGRPRSYPASLGPPPALLERYLQYKRLLGANSAILTTVADLQVKMDEGFLFDMYYVRQACDRLGHEIEVMVESLNAMAGGRYSALDAARQRVAHLVAEELAGPTLKPVPLALPLGEVREGFFCGGKAEKLGELTRLGLRVPVGFGISAYAQKLFFETGHLVEFIRKAITHSHIRDLESLREAGDEIRKEIMEQPLPPELSRAIQERLVELTAPRVAVRSSALQEDSFFSFAGQFESVLNVPRDLVEHRYKEVIASQFTPRALYYCHTSGFSYQELAMGVLVMEMVPAKTAGVLYTDDPRGGEGAIINAVCGLGSLAVGGVVEPDVYRIEAGGIAGLHVGDKSHMHVAAPEGGIKDVITPEELQGACLGEDQALELAALGDRVKEHFGPPQDIEWALDAQGRFYLLQARPLRVSRQLKADYLPPQIKGAEVLLADGIIASRGAAAGPVYLLQGEALDNIPQDAVLVTPRALPEYAVVVGRVAAMISEAGSATSHLATVLREARIPAIFGAKGAGARLTPGEVVTVDAYYGNIYAGRVEELLKVLRGGDEAVRQTRAYKVLERVLKHIIPLNLLDPRGENFRPEACRTYHDITRFGHEKAMEELFQVSTARVDEDGARHLVSSIPVELNIIDLGGGLAPEAADLVKVRPEHLQSRPMLAYWRGVAAVGWTGPKPVDLAGFMSVVMSTATNTNIQERLHEKNFAIITNDYMNLSNRLGFHFATIEAFLGAPGESYVSFTFYGGGAELPRRMRRVSFLTRILEDLDFRVEPKEDSITARIDGYDADILEQKLEVLGRLMMVAKQLDMVMLSEDAVEQHYRDFSEKHI comes from the coding sequence GTGACCGCGGCTTTGCAGAAGCTCAAGAAATGGTTCACCCGCAGGGGCCGGCCGCGGTCCTACCCCGCCTCTTTGGGTCCTCCGCCCGCCCTCCTTGAACGGTATCTGCAGTATAAGCGCCTCCTCGGAGCAAACAGCGCCATTTTAACCACCGTCGCCGACCTCCAGGTCAAAATGGACGAGGGATTCCTGTTTGACATGTACTACGTCCGACAGGCCTGTGACCGGCTGGGCCATGAGATTGAGGTAATGGTGGAGTCTCTGAATGCCATGGCCGGAGGCCGTTATAGCGCCTTGGACGCCGCTCGCCAACGGGTGGCCCATCTGGTGGCGGAAGAGCTGGCCGGACCCACCTTGAAGCCGGTTCCCCTGGCGCTGCCCCTGGGAGAGGTGCGGGAAGGTTTTTTTTGTGGGGGCAAAGCCGAGAAATTGGGCGAACTCACCCGCCTGGGGTTGCGGGTCCCCGTGGGTTTCGGAATCAGCGCCTATGCCCAGAAGCTCTTTTTCGAAACCGGCCACTTGGTGGAGTTTATCCGAAAGGCCATTACCCATTCCCATATCCGCGACTTGGAAAGCCTGCGGGAGGCAGGAGATGAGATCCGCAAAGAAATTATGGAGCAGCCGTTGCCGCCGGAGCTTTCCCGGGCTATCCAGGAGCGCCTGGTGGAGCTGACTGCGCCCCGGGTGGCGGTGCGCAGCTCCGCTCTCCAGGAAGATAGCTTCTTCAGTTTTGCCGGGCAATTCGAAAGCGTACTCAATGTTCCTCGGGATCTGGTGGAACACCGTTATAAGGAAGTTATTGCGTCCCAGTTCACCCCTCGGGCCTTGTACTATTGCCATACCAGCGGTTTTTCCTACCAGGAACTGGCCATGGGGGTCCTGGTCATGGAGATGGTGCCGGCCAAGACTGCAGGGGTGCTCTATACCGATGATCCCCGGGGCGGGGAGGGCGCTATTATCAATGCCGTCTGCGGGCTGGGTTCTCTGGCGGTGGGCGGCGTGGTGGAGCCGGACGTCTATCGGATTGAGGCAGGCGGGATTGCGGGCCTCCACGTGGGCGATAAGTCCCACATGCACGTTGCCGCGCCGGAAGGCGGGATTAAAGATGTGATCACCCCGGAGGAACTTCAGGGGGCTTGTCTGGGGGAAGACCAGGCCCTGGAACTGGCCGCGCTGGGTGACCGGGTCAAGGAGCACTTTGGTCCGCCCCAGGATATTGAATGGGCTCTCGATGCCCAGGGTAGGTTTTACCTGCTGCAAGCCCGGCCCTTGCGGGTCAGCCGTCAGCTCAAGGCCGACTACCTGCCGCCCCAGATCAAGGGGGCCGAGGTGCTTCTGGCCGATGGCATCATCGCCTCCCGGGGCGCGGCCGCGGGCCCGGTCTATCTGCTCCAAGGCGAGGCTCTGGATAACATCCCCCAGGATGCGGTGCTGGTAACTCCCCGGGCCTTGCCGGAATACGCCGTGGTAGTGGGCCGGGTGGCGGCCATGATCAGTGAGGCCGGGAGCGCCACCAGCCACCTGGCCACGGTGCTGCGGGAGGCCAGGATTCCCGCCATCTTTGGGGCCAAAGGGGCCGGCGCCCGTCTCACGCCCGGTGAGGTGGTCACCGTGGACGCCTACTATGGCAACATTTACGCCGGCCGGGTGGAGGAACTGCTCAAGGTGCTGCGGGGCGGCGATGAGGCGGTGCGCCAGACCCGGGCCTACAAGGTGCTGGAGCGGGTTTTAAAGCACATCATTCCCCTCAATCTCCTGGACCCCCGAGGGGAAAACTTTCGCCCCGAGGCTTGCCGGACCTATCATGATATCACCCGGTTCGGTCATGAAAAGGCCATGGAAGAGCTTTTCCAGGTGTCAACAGCGCGGGTGGATGAAGACGGGGCCCGGCACCTGGTTAGCTCCATCCCGGTGGAACTGAACATCATTGACCTGGGCGGAGGGCTTGCCCCCGAGGCCGCGGACCTGGTCAAAGTCCGGCCCGAGCATCTCCAGTCCCGGCCCATGCTGGCCTACTGGCGCGGGGTGGCTGCCGTGGGCTGGACCGGGCCCAAACCCGTAGACCTGGCCGGGTTTATGTCCGTGGTCATGAGCACCGCTACCAACACCAACATCCAGGAGCGGCTGCACGAAAAGAATTTTGCCATCATCACCAATGATTATATGAACCTGTCCAACCGGTTGGGCTTTCATTTCGCCACCATTGAGGCCTTTCTGGGCGCTCCGGGGGAGAGCTATGTAAGTTTCACCTTTTATGGCGGTGGCGCCGAGCTGCCGCGCCGTATGCGCCGGGTCAGCTTTCTGACCAGGATTTTGGAGGACCTGGATTTCCGGGTGGAACCCAAGGAGGATTCCATTACGGCCCGCATCGACGGCTATGATGCCGACATCCTGGAGCAGAAGCTGGAAGTTCTGGGCCGCCTGATGATGGTTGCCAAGCAGTTGGATATGGTGATGCTCTCCGAGGATGCGGTGGAGCAGCATTACCGCGATTTTTCCGAGAAACATATTTGA